CTCGGCGCGGTGCGCCGCGCCCTGGATCACGTGGAGTCCCGACTGCTGGCCCACCCGGGAGCCTGATCTCTCGGCGAGTTTTCGGGAAGGCCACCTCAGGGGCGCCTCGTACGGGTGGATTTTTCGGGAACCACCCCACCCCGGCGACCCCGACCTACCCCGCGGATAGGGGATAACGAGTGGGTCACGTCCCCCGAGAGCGATTGACGCCCGTCACAAGCGCGCGATACTAACGATCCATTCGTTAATAACCCCGGCAGCGCTGTCCGCGGTTCACACAACACCCCGGTCCGGGCGTCCCCCGCGCCCAACCTCAGGAGGAACACGCATGGGTGCAAGAGGCAAGACGCGCTGGTTCGCGCGTCTGGCCGGTGCGACCGCACTGGCGTTCGGCCTGGCCGCGTGCAGCGGTGGCACCGGCGCCGACGACGCGGACAACTCCGGCGGCGGTGACAGTGCCAAGGAAATCAAGGTCGTCATCGCTGAGTACAGCAAGGAACACACGGCCACCTTCTGGAACGCGTTCAAGAAGACGTACGAGGACAAGACCGGCGTCAAGCTGAACCTGCAGATCATCAGCTGGAACGACATCGACCAGCAGGCCAGCACGATGGTTCAGAACGGCAACCCGCCGGACATCCTGAACCTCAACGCGTACGCCAGCTACGCCAAGGACGGCCTGCTCTACAACTCCGACGAGGTGCTGACCGACAGCGTCAAGTCCGACCTCATCGACGCGTTCGTCAAGAGCGGCACGTACAACGGCAAGATGTACGGCTTCCCGGACCTCTCGTCCGCCCGGGCGCTGTTCTACAACAAGGACCTGTTCGCCAAGGCCGGCATCACGGCCCCGCCGAAGACGTGGGACGAGTTCGTCGCGGCGGCCAAGAAGGTCCAGGCCCTCGGCAACGGCACGATCGGCTACGCCCAGCCGCTCGGCCCGGAGGAGGCCCAGGCCGAGTACTCGATCTGGATGTTCAACAACGGCGGCGACTGGAAGACCGACGGCAAGTGGACGATCAACTCCGCGAAGAACGTCGAGACCCTGCAGTTCCTCCGGGACCTCTCGGTCAAGGAGAAGGTCACGCAGAACAACCCCGGCAAGACGAACCGGACCGACGGCGCCTTCCCGCTGTTCACCTCCGGTAAGGCCGGCATGATCGTGGGCTTCGGCCCGCTCCAGGGCGACCTGGACAGCAAGTACAAGAACGTCAAGTACGGCATCGCTCCGATGCCGACGAAGGACGGCGGCGCGCCGCAGACCTACGGCGTCACCGACTACCTGATGGCGTTCAAGAAGGACGGCAACCAGGAAGCCATCAAGAAGTTCTACGAGCTGTACTACTCGCCGGACCAGGTCAACACCTGGATCAAGTCCGAGGGCTTCCTTCCGGTGACCAAGTCCGGCCTGGAGGAGTTCTCGTCGGACGCCTCGCTCAAGGTCTACCTGGACACGCTGCCGAACATCCACTTGACCCCGACCGACGACCCGGCCTGGGACAAGATCAAGCTCGCCGTCCAGCAGAACCTCGGCACCGCGGTCTCCCCGTCGGGTGACCCGAAGAAGGTTCTGGACGACCTGCAGAAGACCGCGGAAGCCGGCGGCTGACATGGCGCCCCGGGCTGATTCCCAGCCCGGCGCGCTCGCCGACAGCCCGGCGCCCGACCCCACGGAGGGGGTCGGTGCGCCGGGCTCTGTCCCGAGTGCGCCGGTAACCCGCAGGAAGGCACCGAGGCCACGCGGGCGCGCACCGTGGTGGGTCGCGCTGATCTGGCTCGGACCGGTGCTCGCGCTGATCTTCGGCGTCGTGATCTACCCGGCGATCGAGCTGGTCCGGGCGTCGACCGGCGAGTACTCGATCACCGGCCTGCGCCGCGGCTCCGCCGGGACCGAGAACTACACCGACGTCCTCCAGCACCCCGCGTTGGGGACCGTGCTGCTGAACACCTTGATCTGGGTGTCCGCGGTCGTCGCGATCACGATCCTGCTCAGCCTCGGCCTGGCCCAGTTCCTGTCCAAGGAGTTCTTCGGACGACGGATGGTCCGCTGGGCGGTGCTGGTGCCGTGGGCGGCGTCGCTGGTCATCACGGCGCGGCTGTTCACGCTGATCTACGACTACTACCACGGCATCCTGAACGTCTTCCTGATGAAGCTGCACGTGATCGACGAGCCGATCGACTGGCTCGGCGACGACAGCTGGACGATGCCGTCGATGATCGCGGTCGGCGTCCTGGTCTCGGTCCCGTTCACCGCGTACGTGCTGCTCGCCGGCTTGAACGCGATCCCGGACGAGGTGCACGAGGCCGCGCGCATCGACGGGGCGGGCCCGTGGCAGGCCTACCGGCGGGTGACGTTCCCGCTGCTGCGGCCGGCGCTGCTGGTGTCGGCGGTGCTGAACATGATCTACGTGTTCAACTCGTTCCCGATCATCTGGACGCTGAACGACCGGAACCCGGGCTACACGCACGACACCACGATCACCTTCATGTACAAGCTCGCGTTCAAGAGCGCCGACCGGGACGTCGGCATGTCCGCGGCGGCCGGCGTGTTCAACGTCCTCCTGATCCTGGTCGCGGTGGTGCTCTACCTGCGGCTGGTGAAGTGGCGAGAAGAGGACCCGACATGAGCCTGACTTGGCGCCGACTGCGCCCGGTGGTGTTGCCCCTGGTGGGGCTGCTGGTCGCGATCGTGTTCCTCGCGCCCTACTTCGTCATGCTGCTCGACTCGCTCCGACCGGGCAGTGAGGCGCTGGCCAGCCCACCGACGTTCCTGCCGCAGAATTGGCAGCTGGACGCCTACGGCGAGATCCTCGGCGACTCCCGGTTCCGGAACTGGCTGAAGACGTCGCTGCTGGTCTCGCTGGCCTCGACCGTGATCGTCATCCTGGTCGCGATCCCGGCCGCGTACTTCACCGCGCGGTTCAAGTTCCCGGGCCGCACCGCGTTCCTGTTCCTGGTGCTGGTCACCCAGATGTTCGCGCCGACCTCGCTGGTCGTGGGCATCTACCGGGAGTTCTTCGAGCTGTCCATGGTGAACACGTACGGGGCGCTGATCCTCACGAACGCGGCGTTCAACCTCGCGTTCGCGGTCTGGATCATGCACGGCTTCTTCGCCGCGCTGCCGAAGGAGCTGGAGGAGGCGTCCGAACTCGACGGCAACGGCCGGGTCGGCACGATGCTGCGCATCATGCTGCCGCTGACGCTGCCCGGCGTCGTCACCGCGACGATCTTCACGTTCATCGCGGTGTGGAACGAGTACGTCGTCGCGCTGACCCTGATGCAGGACGACGACAAGAAGCCGCTGACCGTCGGCATCAGTTCCTACGTGACGGGCTACGACCAGAACTGGGACCAGTTGTTCGCCGCGTCGATCGTCGCCATCGTGCCCGTCGTCATCCTGTTCGCCGTGATCGAGAAGCACCTCGTCGGTGGCCTGACGGCCGGATCGGTCAAATGACCGGGGCGACAGTGCCGAGCGCGCCGACCGTCGTCACGCTCGACATCGGAGGGACGACGATCAAGGGCGCCCTGGTGGCGGCCGACGGTCGGGAGGTCGCGCTGCTCGAGCGGCCGACCGGGGCGACGGAGGGCACCGACGAGGTGGTCAGACGGGTCCGGGCCGCGGCCCGGGACCTGGCCGACGCCAGCACGGTCGCGGCCGGGCTGTCGGTGCCCGGCATCGTCGACACCGCCGCGGGGATCGCGCGGCACGCGGTGAACCTGGGCTTCCGGGACACGCCGCTCGCCGCGCTGGTCGCCGAGGAGATCGGCGTGCCGGTCGTGCTGGAGCAGGACTGCCGCGCGGCGGCGGTGGCCGAGAGCCAGATCGGCCTGGGCCGCGACGCGCGGGACCTCATGGTCGTCGTGCTCGGCACCGGCGTCGCCGCGGGGCTGATCGTCGACGGCAAGCCGCTGCCGGGCGCCGACGGCAGCGCCGGTGAGCTCGGCCACCTGCCGGTCTACCCGGACGGTGAGTACTGCGCCTGCGGGCAGCGTGGCTGCCTGGAGGTGTACGCGTCCGCGTCGGGGATCGCCCGCCGATATGCGGCGGCCGGGGGTCGGGCGGGTGCGACCGCGGCCGACGTCGCGGGTGCGCTCGATTCG
This DNA window, taken from Cryptosporangium minutisporangium, encodes the following:
- a CDS encoding carbohydrate ABC transporter permease, whose product is MSLTWRRLRPVVLPLVGLLVAIVFLAPYFVMLLDSLRPGSEALASPPTFLPQNWQLDAYGEILGDSRFRNWLKTSLLVSLASTVIVILVAIPAAYFTARFKFPGRTAFLFLVLVTQMFAPTSLVVGIYREFFELSMVNTYGALILTNAAFNLAFAVWIMHGFFAALPKELEEASELDGNGRVGTMLRIMLPLTLPGVVTATIFTFIAVWNEYVVALTLMQDDDKKPLTVGISSYVTGYDQNWDQLFAASIVAIVPVVILFAVIEKHLVGGLTAGSVK
- a CDS encoding ROK family protein, whose amino-acid sequence is MTGATVPSAPTVVTLDIGGTTIKGALVAADGREVALLERPTGATEGTDEVVRRVRAAARDLADASTVAAGLSVPGIVDTAAGIARHAVNLGFRDTPLAALVAEEIGVPVVLEQDCRAAAVAESQIGLGRDARDLMVVVLGTGVAAGLIVDGKPLPGADGSAGELGHLPVYPDGEYCACGQRGCLEVYASASGIARRYAAAGGRAGATAADVAGALDSDVVAARVWREATEALGLALATATLLLDPALIVLAGGLTGAGDALLRPVRTQLQAALAWRAAPSVANSPLGGSAGRLGAAILAWRAAGYSDVVPGALRDAV
- a CDS encoding extracellular solute-binding protein, whose amino-acid sequence is MGARGKTRWFARLAGATALAFGLAACSGGTGADDADNSGGGDSAKEIKVVIAEYSKEHTATFWNAFKKTYEDKTGVKLNLQIISWNDIDQQASTMVQNGNPPDILNLNAYASYAKDGLLYNSDEVLTDSVKSDLIDAFVKSGTYNGKMYGFPDLSSARALFYNKDLFAKAGITAPPKTWDEFVAAAKKVQALGNGTIGYAQPLGPEEAQAEYSIWMFNNGGDWKTDGKWTINSAKNVETLQFLRDLSVKEKVTQNNPGKTNRTDGAFPLFTSGKAGMIVGFGPLQGDLDSKYKNVKYGIAPMPTKDGGAPQTYGVTDYLMAFKKDGNQEAIKKFYELYYSPDQVNTWIKSEGFLPVTKSGLEEFSSDASLKVYLDTLPNIHLTPTDDPAWDKIKLAVQQNLGTAVSPSGDPKKVLDDLQKTAEAGG
- a CDS encoding sugar ABC transporter permease, with the protein product MLALIFGVVIYPAIELVRASTGEYSITGLRRGSAGTENYTDVLQHPALGTVLLNTLIWVSAVVAITILLSLGLAQFLSKEFFGRRMVRWAVLVPWAASLVITARLFTLIYDYYHGILNVFLMKLHVIDEPIDWLGDDSWTMPSMIAVGVLVSVPFTAYVLLAGLNAIPDEVHEAARIDGAGPWQAYRRVTFPLLRPALLVSAVLNMIYVFNSFPIIWTLNDRNPGYTHDTTITFMYKLAFKSADRDVGMSAAAGVFNVLLILVAVVLYLRLVKWREEDPT